One part of the Streptomyces sp. NBC_00286 genome encodes these proteins:
- a CDS encoding ATP-binding protein: protein MPKPLWEYTLYIPNDPRAVPISRRALRDILTSHHLPTLIEPAELLASELLSNAIRHTEGPAALKIRQSGPSFRLGAWDTDSTPPVTTPNPSTSGHGLRIVDAYADDWGWFKVNGSGGKFIWCELGAEAGPQL, encoded by the coding sequence ATGCCAAAACCCCTCTGGGAGTACACGCTCTACATCCCCAACGACCCCCGAGCCGTCCCCATCAGCCGCCGCGCCCTCCGCGACATCCTCACCTCCCACCACCTCCCCACCCTCATCGAACCCGCCGAACTCCTCGCCTCCGAACTGCTCTCCAACGCGATCCGGCACACCGAAGGGCCCGCTGCCCTCAAGATCAGACAGTCGGGCCCTTCATTCCGCCTGGGCGCCTGGGACACGGATTCGACGCCTCCGGTGACCACGCCCAACCCGAGTACGTCGGGACACGGACTGCGCATCGTGGACGCGTACGCCGACGACTGGGGCTGGTTCAAAGTCAACGGCTCCGGCGGCAAGTTCATCTGGTGCGAACTCGGAGCCGAAGCCGGACCTCAGTTGTGA
- a CDS encoding S1 family peptidase — MRHTRPVRLAALASSLIAGSVALTAAPAAAVTGPEVASGDTTHAYTAQLIVGDHARGCSGVLVDREWLLTAASCFADNPAASLAVPAGKPALKTTATIGRSDLAGTGGAVRQVVELVPRTDRDVVLARLNRPVTNVAPVALATTAPAAGEELKFAGYGRTKTEWAPLKLHTGAFSVDAAAATTATVTGKDGAAACMGDTGGPVVRVAGGAHQLVAVNSQSYQGGCFGIDAAVTDTGAITARVDDLASWVDSKVGANRVTDFNCDGVEDIAISDPQATVGGDANAGLVRVMYGGGKGTAEITQDLDWVTGNSEPSDWFGQEIATVDWDEDGCTELVVGTAGEDIGNVADPGVVDILHGAPGGLGTGAKKGTHLEEGQGAGAIGDSGVEAGDRMGDSLAAGTTAAGEPFLIIGVPGESIGSVARAGDFFYLRGATNIAVHQDSTDVPGTVEASDGFGSTMTADGNRFAIGSPGEAIGSDAGAGMVTVFDHTLNSEGRPTPRFALEQDLDTVSGSAEPNDQFGSALAITPYRPSGAAAATESILTVGAWGEDLTIGGANKSDAGTALTFRIPTAGGSFTQLNSYSQGVGGDDVTGTAETGDRFGWSVTAVNTAPRAVSTTATMKFAVGVPEETVGTAAKAGTIHTFSLLGAPGANDRLVEPGNNAGLPGTPGANQLVGRSLHFTGTHLYVGMPYGPGTHGALHALPMANVTAGATSTAITTYQPGQGGLPATGTRFGYAAR, encoded by the coding sequence ATGCGACACACCAGACCCGTGCGCCTTGCCGCACTGGCCTCATCCCTGATCGCGGGATCCGTTGCGCTGACCGCCGCGCCCGCCGCCGCCGTGACCGGCCCCGAGGTCGCCTCCGGTGACACCACCCACGCCTACACCGCGCAGCTGATCGTCGGTGACCACGCCCGTGGCTGCTCCGGCGTTCTGGTCGACCGGGAGTGGCTGCTCACCGCGGCCAGTTGCTTCGCCGACAACCCGGCCGCCAGTCTCGCGGTGCCCGCCGGCAAGCCGGCGCTGAAGACGACCGCGACCATCGGCCGCTCCGACCTGGCCGGCACCGGCGGTGCCGTGCGCCAGGTCGTCGAGCTCGTCCCGCGTACGGACCGTGATGTGGTCCTGGCCCGCCTGAACCGGCCGGTCACCAATGTCGCCCCCGTTGCTCTGGCCACCACCGCGCCCGCCGCGGGCGAGGAGCTGAAGTTCGCCGGGTACGGGCGTACCAAGACCGAGTGGGCGCCGCTGAAGCTGCACACCGGGGCGTTCTCGGTGGACGCTGCCGCCGCCACGACGGCCACGGTCACCGGCAAGGACGGCGCGGCCGCCTGCATGGGTGACACCGGCGGCCCCGTGGTCCGCGTGGCGGGCGGCGCGCACCAGCTGGTCGCTGTCAACAGCCAGTCGTACCAGGGCGGTTGCTTCGGCATCGACGCCGCCGTCACCGACACCGGCGCCATCACCGCCCGCGTGGACGACCTGGCCTCCTGGGTGGACTCCAAGGTCGGCGCCAACCGCGTCACCGACTTCAACTGCGACGGCGTCGAAGACATCGCCATCAGCGACCCGCAGGCCACCGTCGGCGGCGACGCCAACGCCGGACTCGTCCGCGTCATGTACGGCGGCGGTAAGGGCACCGCCGAGATCACCCAGGATCTGGACTGGGTGACCGGCAACTCCGAGCCCAGTGACTGGTTCGGCCAGGAGATCGCCACCGTCGACTGGGACGAGGACGGCTGCACCGAGCTGGTCGTGGGCACCGCCGGCGAGGACATCGGCAACGTCGCCGACCCCGGCGTGGTCGACATCCTGCACGGCGCTCCGGGCGGCCTGGGCACCGGCGCGAAGAAGGGCACTCACCTCGAGGAGGGCCAGGGCGCCGGAGCCATCGGCGACTCCGGCGTCGAGGCCGGTGACCGCATGGGCGACTCGCTGGCCGCCGGTACCACCGCCGCGGGCGAACCGTTCCTGATCATCGGTGTGCCCGGTGAGTCCATTGGCAGTGTCGCCAGGGCGGGCGACTTCTTCTATCTGCGTGGCGCCACCAATATCGCCGTCCACCAGGACAGCACGGACGTGCCGGGCACCGTGGAGGCCAGCGACGGCTTCGGCAGCACCATGACCGCCGACGGCAACCGCTTCGCCATCGGCTCCCCCGGCGAGGCCATCGGCTCCGACGCGGGCGCCGGCATGGTCACGGTCTTCGACCACACGCTGAATTCCGAGGGCAGGCCCACCCCGCGCTTCGCCCTCGAACAGGACCTCGACACCGTCTCCGGCAGCGCCGAGCCCAACGACCAGTTCGGCTCCGCCCTGGCCATCACCCCCTACCGCCCCTCCGGCGCGGCGGCGGCCACAGAGTCGATCCTCACCGTCGGCGCCTGGGGCGAGGACCTGACCATCGGCGGCGCCAACAAGTCCGACGCCGGCACCGCCCTGACCTTCCGCATCCCCACCGCGGGCGGCAGCTTCACCCAGCTCAACTCCTACAGTCAGGGCGTCGGCGGCGACGACGTGACCGGCACCGCCGAGACCGGCGACCGCTTCGGCTGGAGTGTGACCGCCGTCAACACCGCACCCCGCGCGGTGAGCACCACGGCGACGATGAAGTTCGCGGTGGGCGTCCCGGAGGAGACCGTCGGTACGGCAGCCAAGGCGGGCACCATCCACACCTTCTCCCTGCTGGGCGCCCCCGGCGCCAACGACAGGTTGGTGGAGCCCGGCAACAACGCCGGCCTCCCCGGCACCCCGGGCGCCAACCAACTCGTCGGCCGCAGCCTCCACTTCACCGGCACCCACCTGTACGTCGGCATGCCGTACGGCCCGGGCACCCACGGCGCCCTGCACGCCCTGCCGATGGCCAACGTGACCGCCGGCGCCACGTCGACCGCGATCACCACCTACCAGCCCGGCCAGGGCGGCCTCCCCGCCACCGGCACCCGCTTCGGCTACGCGGCGCGGTAA
- a CDS encoding DUF397 domain-containing protein, with the protein MTDAVVWQKSSFSGEGEAPNCLEVAATQGALRLRESDEPGTVITTSGTGLAALIRHLRTG; encoded by the coding sequence ATGACAGACGCCGTCGTATGGCAGAAGTCCTCGTTTTCCGGTGAGGGTGAGGCGCCCAACTGCCTGGAGGTCGCCGCCACCCAAGGAGCCCTGCGGCTCCGCGAAAGCGACGAGCCCGGAACCGTAATAACAACCAGCGGTACTGGACTCGCCGCCCTCATCCGCCACCTACGAACCGGCTGA
- a CDS encoding Yip1 family protein, translating into MAGFRIGRGRDNRTQASPQQHGRQQPYGQQAPQGRPSYGYPPAQQPYPPQAQQYGNGGGQQWPQANGHGEPEYFGDHDHHAQGPDPYAANNPGHTQAFGVGEDPYSQGGTYRAGQAAPPVGPRLHWKELLSGVIMRPNQTFLQMRDYTMWGPALIVTFLYGLLAVFGFDGAREDAINATLSNAVPIVLTTAVAIVLSAFILGVVTHTLARQLGGDGAWQPTVGLSMLIMSLTDAPRLVVALFMGGDAPFVQMLGWATWLGAAALFTLMVKKSHDLPWPKALGASAIQLVALLSIIKLGTF; encoded by the coding sequence GTGGCTGGATTCAGGATCGGACGCGGCCGGGACAACCGCACCCAAGCAAGCCCGCAACAGCACGGGCGGCAGCAACCGTACGGACAGCAGGCGCCCCAGGGCCGCCCGTCGTACGGCTATCCGCCTGCGCAGCAGCCGTACCCGCCGCAGGCGCAGCAGTACGGCAACGGCGGCGGACAGCAGTGGCCCCAGGCGAACGGCCACGGCGAGCCGGAGTACTTCGGTGACCACGATCACCACGCCCAGGGCCCGGACCCGTACGCGGCGAACAACCCGGGCCACACCCAGGCGTTCGGCGTCGGCGAGGACCCGTACAGCCAGGGCGGCACCTACCGCGCCGGCCAGGCGGCGCCCCCGGTGGGCCCGCGGCTGCACTGGAAGGAACTGCTGAGCGGCGTCATCATGCGCCCGAACCAGACGTTCCTGCAGATGCGCGACTACACGATGTGGGGCCCGGCCCTGATCGTGACGTTCCTGTACGGACTGCTGGCGGTCTTCGGCTTCGACGGCGCGCGCGAGGACGCGATCAACGCGACCCTCTCCAACGCCGTCCCCATCGTCCTGACGACGGCGGTCGCGATCGTGCTCAGCGCCTTCATCCTGGGCGTGGTCACCCACACCCTCGCGCGCCAGCTCGGCGGCGACGGCGCCTGGCAGCCCACGGTCGGCCTCTCCATGCTGATCATGTCGCTCACGGACGCACCCCGCCTGGTCGTGGCCCTGTTCATGGGCGGCGACGCACCGTTCGTCCAGATGCTGGGCTGGGCGACCTGGCTGGGAGCCGCCGCCCTGTTCACGCTGATGGTCAAGAAGTCCCACGACCTGCCGTGGCCGAAGGCGCTGGGCGCCTCGGCGATCCAACTGGTCGCGCTGCTGTCGATCATCAAGCTCGGGACGTTCTAA
- a CDS encoding ALF repeat-containing protein: protein MLSTRAAYAAGTADGVPITDRGKALEALRTGGRGTREAAARALVGTDADVASFVANDLARLQVEDARVAVLTMLPYAGKGVYAAAQTALSGTGAEIHTFLASGYQTSLAEDRRVAVLTLMNNGGRAMKTAGQKALDDGSAKALDDFLTTGQHTARAEDNRVDTLTVMFAGGPEVQKQANRALDAGVADVAWFLETGQHIARARDEEMLSITELAKLVEKESARAKAETDAAKEASVQAKEAARLAKEAALKAQQETEAAQGDAAKASAAAGRAASAATGAAQAARTAIGASVTAVSASRRAASAASAAAAAAAAAGRAAARANGAATAASKDAGKAQAARDAAKAALAAANNARTAAAAADHAATASDEASNSANAAASAGQNAAAAAKAAAAAAEYSGVSAAKAQEARQAAAVAQRAADTATAAAGRATTLAGRAATAARAARDAANSAADHAEKAAGYANDAADHAGEALDYANKSTTHANAATEAADNATDAVLQAQSIEQLTRDAEAEQLAAEAERAVLEARELKAADDAARARAEKVQTEQAALAKEATDLLAQAAAETDQAKKVTLGRQAAVAIQLQDTGVWTGEAAAQALSGADADLLEWLETARVKAAQMDDRDKVVGLAESGNVHLATASQNVLAANDAAQVEKFLTTGAYEAQAEDYRVHILSLMNGAGKAVTTAGNAALDDGSPKALHDFLSSGYAAAQAEDDRVTILATLDQGGDWYKATAQAALEGPAWMVRSFVERVGIRATLLDQDTATHVNAVRTLIAQASQVAWEAQQSAAEAQKAAAEARDAADDAQDWADKASTYALKASDYAKDALASANQAQQSADAAFNSAKKANDAAATARQAGRRANYYANQALASATRAAEAAASAQAAADRAYADKIAAGEDAAAAKAASDEAKKVARDKYRQEQAQKAAEAKAKAEADAANGTDPSADSTQWRDVQPSLAQAESTDDAIKYLNIASGVFGVAAAVSAFTPFAPVAVPVLTALSWGSGILAAGLTGAKYGWTSDKFISAVGGLAVAGILAGQGSVAKWGLSYVDDGISAAAQSVGNATKQVTDSLGGLAAGGASIVGSLFG, encoded by the coding sequence CGCTGTCCGGCACGGGAGCGGAAATCCATACGTTCCTGGCCTCCGGCTACCAGACGTCGCTGGCGGAGGACCGCCGGGTCGCTGTGCTGACCTTGATGAACAACGGCGGGCGAGCCATGAAGACCGCCGGCCAGAAGGCTCTGGACGACGGCAGCGCCAAGGCCCTTGACGACTTCCTGACCACCGGTCAGCACACCGCCCGGGCCGAAGACAACCGGGTGGACACCCTGACGGTCATGTTCGCGGGCGGACCCGAGGTCCAGAAGCAGGCGAACCGCGCACTGGACGCCGGCGTCGCGGACGTCGCCTGGTTCCTCGAGACCGGCCAGCACATCGCGCGCGCCCGTGACGAGGAGATGCTCTCCATCACCGAGCTGGCGAAACTGGTGGAGAAAGAGAGCGCGCGGGCCAAGGCCGAGACCGATGCGGCCAAGGAGGCCTCCGTCCAGGCCAAGGAGGCCGCGCGGCTGGCCAAGGAGGCCGCGCTCAAGGCGCAGCAGGAGACCGAGGCCGCTCAGGGGGATGCGGCCAAGGCCAGCGCTGCCGCAGGCCGTGCGGCCTCCGCCGCGACCGGTGCCGCGCAGGCCGCACGGACCGCCATCGGCGCCTCCGTCACCGCGGTGTCCGCCTCCCGGCGGGCCGCGTCCGCCGCGAGCGCCGCCGCGGCGGCCGCCGCCGCGGCGGGGCGCGCCGCCGCCCGCGCCAACGGTGCCGCGACCGCCGCTTCGAAGGACGCCGGCAAGGCGCAGGCCGCGCGCGACGCCGCCAAGGCCGCTCTCGCCGCGGCGAACAACGCCCGTACGGCCGCCGCCGCCGCCGACCACGCGGCGACCGCCTCCGACGAGGCCAGCAACTCCGCCAACGCGGCCGCCTCCGCCGGGCAGAACGCCGCCGCGGCCGCCAAGGCCGCCGCCGCGGCGGCCGAGTACTCGGGTGTTTCCGCCGCCAAGGCGCAGGAAGCCCGTCAGGCCGCCGCCGTGGCGCAGCGGGCCGCAGACACCGCGACCGCGGCGGCCGGCCGAGCCACCACCCTCGCCGGCCGGGCGGCAACGGCCGCCCGCGCTGCCCGGGATGCCGCCAACAGCGCTGCGGACCACGCCGAGAAGGCCGCCGGCTACGCCAACGACGCAGCCGACCACGCCGGCGAGGCACTCGACTACGCGAACAAGTCGACGACGCACGCCAACGCCGCCACCGAAGCGGCCGACAACGCCACCGACGCCGTACTGCAGGCGCAGTCGATCGAGCAGCTCACCCGGGACGCCGAGGCGGAGCAGCTGGCCGCCGAGGCTGAGCGCGCGGTGCTGGAGGCCCGGGAGCTCAAGGCGGCCGACGACGCCGCCCGGGCACGGGCAGAGAAGGTGCAGACCGAGCAGGCGGCGCTGGCGAAGGAGGCGACCGACCTCCTCGCGCAGGCGGCCGCGGAGACGGACCAGGCCAAGAAAGTCACCCTCGGCAGGCAGGCCGCGGTGGCGATCCAGCTGCAGGACACCGGCGTGTGGACCGGGGAGGCCGCGGCACAGGCCCTCTCCGGCGCCGACGCCGACCTGCTCGAGTGGCTGGAGACCGCACGGGTCAAGGCCGCGCAGATGGACGACCGGGACAAGGTCGTCGGTCTGGCCGAGTCCGGCAACGTCCACCTGGCCACGGCATCGCAGAACGTCCTGGCGGCGAACGACGCCGCTCAGGTCGAGAAGTTCCTGACGACCGGCGCATACGAGGCGCAGGCCGAGGACTACCGCGTGCACATCCTCAGTCTGATGAACGGGGCCGGCAAGGCCGTGACCACGGCCGGCAACGCGGCCCTGGACGACGGCAGCCCGAAGGCCCTGCACGACTTCCTCAGCAGCGGCTACGCCGCTGCGCAGGCGGAGGACGACCGCGTCACCATCCTCGCCACGCTGGACCAGGGCGGCGACTGGTACAAGGCCACCGCGCAGGCCGCCCTCGAAGGCCCCGCGTGGATGGTCCGCTCGTTCGTGGAGCGCGTCGGCATCCGGGCCACGCTGCTCGACCAGGACACGGCAACGCACGTCAATGCCGTACGGACGCTGATCGCGCAGGCCTCCCAGGTCGCCTGGGAGGCACAGCAGAGCGCCGCCGAAGCGCAGAAGGCCGCCGCCGAAGCCCGCGATGCGGCCGATGACGCCCAGGACTGGGCCGACAAGGCCAGTACGTATGCGCTCAAGGCCTCGGACTATGCCAAGGACGCGCTGGCCTCGGCGAACCAGGCGCAGCAGTCCGCGGACGCGGCCTTCAACTCCGCCAAGAAGGCCAACGACGCGGCTGCCACCGCCCGCCAGGCCGGACGCCGCGCCAACTACTACGCGAACCAGGCGCTCGCCTCCGCCACCAGGGCCGCCGAAGCCGCAGCGAGCGCCCAGGCCGCCGCGGACCGGGCCTACGCCGACAAGATCGCTGCCGGGGAGGACGCCGCCGCTGCCAAGGCGGCCTCGGACGAGGCGAAGAAGGTCGCGCGGGACAAGTACCGCCAGGAACAGGCGCAGAAGGCGGCCGAGGCCAAGGCGAAGGCCGAAGCGGACGCCGCGAACGGCACGGACCCGTCCGCCGACTCGACCCAGTGGCGCGATGTCCAGCCCTCCTTGGCCCAGGCCGAGAGCACGGACGACGCGATCAAGTACCTCAACATCGCCAGCGGTGTGTTCGGCGTCGCCGCCGCCGTGTCCGCCTTCACACCGTTCGCTCCTGTCGCGGTGCCGGTCCTCACCGCGCTCTCCTGGGGCAGCGGAATCCTGGCCGCCGGGCTGACCGGCGCCAAGTACGGCTGGACCAGCGACAAGTTCATCTCCGCAGTCGGCGGGCTCGCGGTCGCCGGTATCCTCGCCGGCCAGGGCTCCGTGGCGAAGTGGGGCCTGAGCTATGTCGACGACGGAATCTCCGCCGCAGCCCAGTCAGTTGGCAACGCGACCAAGCAGGTCACCGACTCGCTCGGTGGCCTGGCCGCAGGTGGCGCGTCGATCGTCGGCAGCCTGTTCGGATAA
- a CDS encoding alpha/beta hydrolase: MSDAHPIRSRRPGLSVGVRILAVVVLAVIGAVGAWFQRDAPGHDVPGRSAEPRTEFTASNPPAGLPTALTTGQRLHWSRCTSPPTARTGYDCATMKTPLDYRKPEGRTIDVALIRRKATGPNARRIGSLVLNFGGPGESGVNGLPEYLNEYKPLLDRYDLVSFDPRGVGATIPVRCGKTADDTGYEGADACAEHSGALLPYIGTSHTARDLDLMRYLLGDERLHYFGVSYGTTLGAVYAHLYPSHVGRLVLEAPVDPTKDLNERRVSRVKAVQAAFDRFAAHCAARIRDCPTGDGPEEAARRMARLADRLEKKPAPAGGGRNLDADDLAYTVGDHLDLGTDGWAPLAKALTALIDHNDGGPLSKGADDIGSAERAPAPRDNSRVARTAITCADSNLRPGSERLDRDEARVKAASPVFGAAWSTGVYLCYDWPFDGERATPQVNADGAAPVLVVGGTGDPTTPYPGARHMARALGDGVGVLLTAEEEGHGTYPYNRCVTEAVDTYLRTGRTPAEGTVCRGNMS, translated from the coding sequence ATGAGTGACGCACATCCGATACGAAGCCGCAGACCGGGCCTCTCGGTCGGTGTGCGGATCCTCGCCGTGGTCGTCCTCGCCGTGATCGGGGCCGTCGGCGCCTGGTTTCAGCGCGACGCTCCCGGCCACGACGTTCCCGGCCGGAGTGCGGAGCCGCGTACGGAGTTCACCGCGAGCAACCCGCCCGCCGGTCTGCCCACCGCGCTCACCACCGGCCAGCGCCTGCACTGGTCCCGCTGCACATCGCCGCCCACCGCGCGCACGGGCTACGACTGCGCCACCATGAAGACCCCCCTCGACTACCGGAAACCAGAGGGCAGGACGATCGACGTCGCCCTGATCCGCCGCAAGGCCACCGGCCCGAACGCCCGGCGCATCGGCTCACTCGTCCTCAACTTCGGCGGCCCCGGCGAGTCCGGCGTGAACGGATTGCCCGAATACCTCAACGAGTACAAGCCGCTCCTCGACCGCTACGACTTGGTCTCCTTCGACCCGCGCGGCGTTGGCGCGACCATCCCCGTGCGCTGCGGGAAGACCGCGGACGACACCGGCTACGAGGGGGCCGACGCCTGCGCTGAGCACTCCGGGGCGCTCCTCCCGTACATCGGCACCTCGCACACCGCGCGCGACCTCGACCTGATGCGCTACCTCCTCGGCGACGAGCGGCTGCACTACTTCGGCGTCTCGTACGGAACGACGCTCGGCGCGGTCTACGCTCACCTGTACCCGTCGCACGTCGGACGGCTCGTCCTCGAAGCGCCCGTCGATCCGACCAAGGACCTCAACGAGCGGCGGGTGTCGCGGGTCAAGGCGGTCCAGGCGGCGTTCGACCGGTTCGCTGCGCACTGCGCGGCCCGTATCCGCGACTGCCCGACCGGCGATGGGCCCGAGGAGGCCGCGCGACGCATGGCGCGCCTGGCCGACCGCCTGGAGAAGAAGCCCGCCCCGGCCGGCGGCGGAAGGAACCTCGACGCCGACGACCTCGCGTACACCGTCGGCGACCATCTCGACCTCGGCACAGACGGCTGGGCGCCGCTCGCCAAGGCTCTCACCGCGCTGATCGACCACAACGACGGCGGTCCGCTGAGCAAGGGCGCGGACGACATCGGCTCCGCCGAACGCGCGCCGGCCCCGCGCGACAACAGCCGCGTCGCCCGAACCGCGATCACCTGCGCGGACTCCAACCTGCGCCCTGGCTCCGAACGCCTCGACAGGGACGAGGCCCGCGTCAAAGCCGCCTCACCTGTCTTCGGCGCGGCCTGGTCCACCGGCGTCTACCTCTGTTACGACTGGCCGTTCGACGGCGAGCGCGCCACGCCCCAGGTGAACGCCGACGGCGCGGCCCCCGTCCTGGTGGTCGGCGGCACCGGCGACCCGACCACCCCATATCCCGGCGCCCGCCACATGGCCCGCGCCCTGGGCGACGGTGTCGGCGTACTCCTGACGGCCGAGGAGGAGGGCCACGGCACGTACCCGTACAACCGCTGCGTCACGGAGGCGGTCGACACCTACCTCCGCACGGGCCGCACCCCGGCCGAGGGGACGGTGTGCCGGGGCAACATGTCCTGA
- a CDS encoding nuclear transport factor 2 family protein, with amino-acid sequence MAEHPHAALVRKGYEAFQRGDMDTLRGLISGDAAHHVPGDHPLSGDFKGQDSIIDMYRRLNEETNGTMRVELLHVLIDGRGHAVTLHRFTAERGGKQLDENGGLIFRIVGDKFTDIDECIEDIERSNAFWS; translated from the coding sequence ATGGCTGAGCACCCGCACGCAGCACTGGTACGCAAGGGCTACGAGGCCTTTCAGCGCGGTGACATGGACACCCTGCGCGGGCTGATATCCGGGGACGCCGCGCACCACGTGCCGGGCGACCACCCCCTGTCCGGCGACTTCAAGGGCCAGGACTCGATCATCGACATGTACCGCCGGCTCAATGAAGAGACGAACGGCACCATGCGCGTCGAACTGCTCCATGTCCTCATCGACGGCCGGGGCCACGCGGTCACCCTGCACCGCTTCACGGCCGAGCGGGGCGGCAAGCAGCTCGACGAGAACGGTGGCCTCATCTTCCGGATCGTCGGGGACAAGTTCACCGACATCGACGAATGCATCGAGGACATCGAGAGGAGCAATGCCTTCTGGTCGTGA
- a CDS encoding helix-turn-helix domain-containing protein codes for MVARSVITVRQERLGKELRKLRERAGLGLREAARATGINEGKLSNVEAGRVGVSAERVRFLATHYGAGDTPLVDALEVMATERVRGWWEEHRGLVPRGFVDLAELEHHSTHLRSFEIVHIPGLLQIEEHVRALYSEPSWGMAEEQREARTRFRLRRQEVLGRDDLPCEVVIHEAALRIRRADRGVTRRQLLHILEQSERPHVTVRVVPFDRDGFTFNSAVLILGGPVPQLDTVLVDTPHGGNCLDAEAQLERYRWAFVQVQKSALGVVESKDFLHQLAQHV; via the coding sequence ATGGTTGCGAGAAGCGTCATCACCGTTCGCCAGGAGCGCCTGGGCAAGGAGCTACGTAAGCTCCGGGAACGGGCAGGGCTGGGCCTTCGGGAGGCGGCCCGTGCGACGGGCATCAACGAGGGCAAGCTCTCCAATGTGGAGGCAGGTCGCGTCGGGGTGAGCGCGGAGCGCGTACGGTTCCTGGCCACCCACTACGGAGCGGGCGACACCCCGCTCGTCGACGCCCTGGAGGTCATGGCGACCGAGCGGGTGCGCGGCTGGTGGGAGGAGCATCGCGGCCTGGTCCCACGGGGGTTCGTGGATCTTGCTGAGCTGGAGCACCACTCAACGCACTTGAGGTCGTTCGAGATCGTGCACATCCCCGGATTGCTGCAAATCGAGGAGCACGTACGAGCGCTCTACAGCGAACCGAGCTGGGGCATGGCCGAGGAGCAGCGCGAGGCTCGTACGCGGTTCCGTCTGCGGCGGCAGGAGGTCTTGGGCCGGGATGACCTCCCTTGCGAGGTGGTAATCCATGAGGCGGCCCTGCGGATCCGCAGGGCTGACCGCGGAGTTACGCGGCGACAGCTCCTACACATCCTGGAGCAGTCCGAACGGCCGCACGTCACCGTACGTGTGGTGCCGTTCGACCGAGACGGCTTCACGTTCAACAGCGCTGTGTTGATCCTTGGCGGTCCTGTTCCGCAGTTGGACACCGTCCTGGTGGACACCCCGCACGGCGGCAACTGCCTGGATGCGGAAGCACAGTTGGAAAGGTATCGGTGGGCGTTCGTGCAGGTGCAGAAGTCGGCACTGGGAGTCGTAGAGTCGAAGGACTTTCTCCACCAGCTCGCGCAGCACGTATGA
- a CDS encoding prevent-host-death family protein, with protein sequence MSIAQVASESESVSFTDLSRNPKAVAARAAALGCLRVTHRDAPDMVLTTAIHAERTEENLTTASRLFLALMKRDDGARSVLLALPEVFPWVRHLNDEEVRGFTVELLDALSDAAELGARDAVHRAIVSWRAAARINADPDQLREALRPLGDVDLGPVEVHE encoded by the coding sequence ATGAGCATCGCGCAGGTGGCATCCGAATCGGAATCTGTCTCGTTCACCGATCTGTCCCGGAACCCGAAGGCCGTAGCTGCCAGGGCTGCTGCTCTGGGATGCCTGCGCGTCACGCACCGGGACGCGCCCGACATGGTGCTGACCACAGCCATACACGCAGAGCGCACCGAAGAAAACCTGACCACCGCGTCCCGGCTGTTTCTAGCCCTGATGAAGCGAGATGACGGCGCCAGGTCAGTTCTGCTCGCGCTCCCCGAGGTGTTCCCGTGGGTGCGGCACCTGAACGACGAGGAAGTCCGGGGATTCACTGTCGAGCTTCTGGATGCGCTGTCCGACGCCGCCGAGCTGGGGGCGAGGGATGCCGTGCACCGAGCGATCGTCTCGTGGCGGGCAGCCGCCCGCATCAACGCCGACCCTGACCAGCTCAGGGAAGCACTTCGTCCGCTGGGCGACGTCGACCTCGGCCCGGTCGAGGTGCACGAGTGA